The following are encoded in a window of Psychrobacter sp. P11F6 genomic DNA:
- a CDS encoding UvrD-helicase domain-containing protein produces the protein MTDLTDLTNIIELSTQPHLFDEHSDAPHSDPMSERKADVIPAVDVDLTGKHLIEASAGTGKTWTLTGIVLRLLIEARRAPEQIIATTFTRAAAAEMRQRIHDRLVDFYQLLQWVNSLSADTSNKEALYPNVLQVMPESDKDKQEGKKPSTDLNTEIGADELNQDLATDKQADATKRAQAKKDREDWLVAQAKYVRLDGIMQDPINLHLVGYLLDHVYSYPMTEAIRRTALVLTTLDKLFVGTLDSLAQKWLKEYSSETGHQQGMAIIEESSIEQVTDSIIHDELRQFQSRLYHEQPKLYALMDQQGKLTAVSDHKKYVTRSLNFISAPIDEIVVNDFSFEGYERLINTIIGRSDELDIFFKPDGEYYDVPKGQLQNNRDSWPKIIQALKDFGPAAYKFISDEKIYTGKLIQAFQKTDDVGKQFYKPKDGERVNLIFNELQVVRDFKRYIEESKKLDEYIVTVLANLNRHIVLAVRDRLPIILEERGETSFSLQMVRLNQALTGRQGEKLARYIRHHYPVALIDESQDINGAQAIMIESIYLPKKKGKVADNDKQSATKKASHEFLLLVGDPKQAIYGFRGGDVANYNYMKAQFDKSTLWTLDINRRSNAGVINALNCWFGMADVTTGENKLAQLGAGIYYQHIKAAKPENQLSWFNEPDAHSTTLTLVNEVLSAQPVSVLHLPYDKDKELEYDEHEITARHIATLLSSGQTLKGKPIQPSDIGVLARTKKDLKRVEDELVKLNVPTLTTSDVSIFETIMAEDVAALLSAMLYPYRHDMINRVLTSHLYGLSIKNIKAMMTDHESGVTDSSSTTSAHSHNSNSKDTSVNEATDNKKSYQDFITYLKEGAQRWQHFGILSALHYLLDKNPIQPQGVWQALAAHPEGDRHIMDLRHVMDVLAQYGLGMGEHELLAWFRQHIDAAPNSDWAKQYPLPTESGVQLMTIHKSKGLEFPIVYVLGMGDASRKSGNKEDYGLYLYNAQQAPSALVRKSTEVHHSIDSESTGNQRRFSSLKGSATTEDYYTNIETQEDFDELRRLGYVAFTRASEQLYVVLRDPNNKTGFELKPVFYWFESPEAKFELPDRLKGTIGMLRGHKVNEFYDKNYASNDTKSAGVNDNVQLALTKSSAHKPATETIEYAPFAEVMKTNYFYGWAKTSFTALARQLDESTQTMAIMDERIDDAIDIDMTESSVSDLHSLNSKESLEQDSELSLKSEDDVRFTFVKGANAGTFLHEIFEKIDFNNKAQWSQVIDRAISSYQLPLVYSSAEQQGRRSQAKKQEQGDDDSFNTSSLDLASIDATKHEALINWIEEVLHAPLLASNQSLFSLNAGQRFSELEFNMGLSENFKAQDISKLFQQYLPNEMDKHVTLIPQNKAHLYRYLRGEIDLVYEHAGKYYVVDYKSNFLGNSLSDYNEDTLKQAMSKAGYWLQAAIYQVALHRFLSMRIHDYAGNEDKYLGAVEYVFLRGVYDPNSQIADDLSQDVKEADNSHSMHNDRYGLVTWDIPIEFIKALDALFGMPN, from the coding sequence ATGACAGACTTGACTGATCTAACCAATATCATTGAACTTTCTACACAGCCACATTTATTCGATGAGCACTCAGATGCGCCTCACTCAGATCCTATGAGTGAGCGTAAGGCTGATGTGATACCAGCAGTTGATGTTGACCTAACGGGCAAGCACCTGATTGAAGCGTCTGCTGGTACTGGTAAAACTTGGACGCTGACAGGCATTGTATTGCGCCTGCTAATTGAAGCACGACGTGCGCCAGAGCAAATTATTGCCACGACCTTTACGCGAGCCGCTGCCGCTGAGATGCGTCAGCGTATTCATGATCGTTTGGTGGATTTTTATCAATTATTGCAGTGGGTCAACAGTTTAAGTGCTGATACCAGTAATAAGGAGGCTTTGTATCCTAATGTATTGCAGGTGATGCCTGAAAGCGATAAGGATAAACAAGAGGGCAAAAAACCAAGTACGGATTTAAATACTGAGATAGGCGCTGATGAGTTAAACCAAGACCTTGCTACTGATAAGCAAGCTGATGCCACAAAGCGTGCGCAAGCAAAAAAAGACCGTGAAGACTGGCTGGTAGCACAGGCAAAATATGTGCGTTTAGATGGCATCATGCAAGATCCCATTAACCTGCATCTCGTCGGTTATTTGCTAGATCATGTGTACAGCTATCCAATGACGGAAGCTATCAGGCGTACCGCACTGGTTTTAACGACGTTGGATAAACTGTTTGTGGGTACGCTCGATAGCTTGGCGCAAAAATGGCTGAAGGAGTACAGTAGCGAGACAGGTCATCAGCAAGGTATGGCTATTATCGAAGAGAGCAGTATCGAGCAGGTGACCGATAGTATTATTCATGATGAGCTGCGTCAGTTTCAAAGTCGCTTGTATCATGAGCAGCCTAAACTGTATGCGCTTATGGATCAGCAAGGTAAGCTGACTGCCGTGAGTGATCATAAAAAATATGTGACTCGCTCGCTTAATTTTATTTCAGCACCGATTGATGAGATTGTAGTAAATGACTTTTCGTTTGAGGGCTATGAGCGGCTTATAAATACTATCATTGGGCGCAGCGATGAGCTTGATATCTTTTTTAAACCTGACGGCGAGTACTATGACGTTCCAAAAGGACAGCTACAAAATAATAGAGACTCTTGGCCGAAAATCATTCAAGCATTAAAAGATTTTGGTCCAGCCGCTTACAAATTTATATCAGACGAAAAAATTTATACAGGAAAGTTAATACAAGCTTTTCAGAAAACTGATGACGTAGGTAAGCAATTCTATAAACCAAAAGATGGTGAAAGAGTTAATCTGATATTTAATGAGTTGCAGGTCGTTCGTGACTTTAAACGCTATATTGAAGAAAGCAAAAAGCTAGACGAATACATAGTGACTGTTTTAGCCAATCTTAATCGTCATATCGTGCTTGCGGTACGTGACAGGCTACCAATTATTTTGGAAGAGCGAGGTGAGACGTCCTTTAGCCTGCAAATGGTACGTTTAAACCAAGCATTAACGGGTCGTCAAGGAGAGAAGCTGGCACGTTATATCCGTCACCACTATCCTGTGGCGTTGATTGATGAATCACAAGATATCAATGGCGCGCAAGCCATCATGATTGAAAGCATTTATTTGCCAAAGAAAAAGGGCAAGGTTGCTGATAATGATAAACAGTCAGCTACTAAAAAAGCCAGCCATGAATTTTTATTATTGGTTGGTGACCCCAAGCAGGCTATTTATGGGTTTCGTGGTGGCGATGTGGCCAACTATAACTACATGAAAGCTCAATTTGATAAAAGCACGCTTTGGACGCTCGATATTAACCGACGTTCAAATGCTGGTGTGATTAATGCATTGAATTGCTGGTTCGGCATGGCTGATGTAACCACTGGTGAGAATAAATTAGCTCAATTAGGCGCAGGTATTTATTACCAGCATATCAAAGCGGCAAAACCAGAAAATCAGCTGTCTTGGTTTAATGAACCAGACGCTCACAGCACTACTTTAACTTTAGTGAATGAGGTGCTCTCTGCCCAGCCAGTGAGCGTATTACACTTACCTTATGATAAAGACAAAGAGCTTGAGTACGATGAGCATGAAATCACGGCGCGTCATATTGCGACTTTGCTTAGTAGTGGTCAGACGCTGAAAGGTAAACCGATCCAGCCTAGTGATATCGGCGTGCTGGCACGTACTAAAAAAGATCTAAAGCGGGTTGAGGATGAGTTGGTTAAGCTTAATGTACCGACCTTGACCACCAGTGATGTCAGTATCTTTGAAACCATCATGGCAGAAGATGTGGCGGCGCTGCTGAGTGCCATGCTATATCCGTATCGTCATGACATGATTAATCGGGTGTTGACCAGTCATTTATATGGCTTAAGTATTAAAAACATCAAAGCCATGATGACGGATCATGAGTCAGGAGTTACTGATAGCAGCAGTACCACAAGCGCCCATTCACACAACTCTAATTCGAAGGATACCTCAGTTAATGAGGCTACTGATAATAAAAAAAGTTATCAAGATTTTATTACTTATTTAAAAGAAGGCGCACAACGATGGCAGCATTTTGGTATTTTGTCAGCATTGCATTACTTGTTAGATAAAAATCCCATACAGCCGCAAGGCGTTTGGCAAGCGCTAGCGGCTCATCCAGAAGGCGATCGTCATATCATGGATTTGCGTCATGTAATGGATGTTTTGGCGCAATATGGCTTAGGTATGGGCGAGCATGAGCTACTGGCTTGGTTCAGGCAGCATATAGATGCAGCGCCCAACAGTGATTGGGCTAAGCAATATCCGCTCCCGACAGAGTCTGGCGTACAGCTGATGACCATTCATAAGTCAAAAGGGCTTGAGTTCCCTATTGTCTATGTATTGGGAATGGGTGATGCCAGTAGGAAGTCTGGCAATAAGGAAGACTATGGGCTGTATCTATATAACGCGCAACAAGCGCCTTCAGCGCTAGTGCGAAAGTCAACAGAAGTTCATCATTCGATAGATAGTGAATCAACGGGAAACCAGCGCCGCTTCTCATCCTTAAAAGGCTCAGCGACTACAGAGGACTATTACACCAATATCGAAACTCAAGAAGACTTTGATGAGCTGCGACGGCTTGGTTATGTGGCATTTACTCGTGCCAGTGAGCAGCTTTATGTCGTGCTGCGAGATCCTAACAATAAAACAGGATTTGAGTTAAAGCCGGTGTTTTATTGGTTTGAATCACCAGAAGCGAAATTTGAGTTGCCTGATAGACTCAAAGGTACCATAGGCATGCTCAGAGGGCATAAGGTCAATGAGTTCTACGACAAGAATTACGCAAGCAACGATACTAAATCAGCAGGCGTAAATGACAATGTTCAGCTCGCTCTTACCAAGTCAAGTGCTCATAAGCCTGCCACAGAGACTATTGAGTATGCGCCTTTTGCAGAGGTTATGAAAACCAATTATTTTTATGGTTGGGCTAAGACCAGCTTTACCGCTTTGGCACGTCAGCTCGATGAATCTACACAAACAATGGCGATAATGGATGAGCGTATTGATGATGCGATAGACATCGATATGACAGAGTCTTCAGTTTCAGATCTCCATTCACTTAATAGCAAAGAGTCTCTCGAACAAGACAGTGAACTAAGCCTCAAATCAGAGGATGATGTCCGCTTTACCTTTGTGAAAGGTGCTAATGCGGGTACGTTCTTGCATGAGATATTTGAAAAAATTGATTTCAACAATAAAGCGCAGTGGTCTCAGGTTATTGATAGAGCGATCAGCAGCTATCAACTGCCTCTAGTTTATAGTAGCGCTGAGCAGCAAGGCCGTCGATCACAAGCGAAGAAGCAAGAGCAAGGCGATGACGATTCATTTAATACTAGTTCACTTGATCTTGCTTCAATAGATGCTACCAAGCATGAGGCATTAATCAATTGGATTGAAGAGGTACTACATGCGCCGCTATTGGCCTCCAATCAATCTTTATTTTCCCTTAATGCAGGTCAGCGATTTTCTGAGTTAGAGTTCAATATGGGGTTGTCAGAGAACTTTAAAGCACAGGATATCAGTAAACTCTTCCAACAGTATCTTCCTAATGAGATGGACAAACACGTCACTCTTATTCCGCAAAATAAAGCACATTTGTATCGTTATTTGCGTGGCGAAATTGACTTAGTGTACGAACATGCAGGCAAGTATTACGTTGTCGATTATAAAAGCAACTTTCTAGGAAATAGCCTAAGCGATTATAATGAAGATACACTTAAGCAAGCAATGTCCAAGGCAGGATACTGGTTACAAGCAGCGATTTATCAAGTAGCGTTACATCGATTCCTTTCAATGAGAATACATGATTATGCAGGCAATGAAGATAAGTATTTAGGCGCTGTGGAGTATGTTTTTTTACGAGGTGTGTATGATCCCAATTCTCAAATAGCTGATGATCTATCACAAGATGTTAAAGAGGCTGATAATAGCCACTCAATGCACAACGACCGCTATGGATTAGTGACGTGGGATATTCCAATTGAGTTCATTAAGGCTCTAGATGCGTTGTTTGGCATGCCCAACTAG
- a CDS encoding MepB family protein, with translation MYTFDTVLEHINEIIYKPNQLIVASTQEEQQNLEYAAGTFELMNRLTVKTVRFRVAKQTPTKVGQFVTFWEKDSKGINQPFQYDSSLDLLVITAFKDNHTFGQFVFPKDVLLRHNILQSHFTKGKMGIRVYPSWDKPSSNTAKKTQDWQLDYFFVVTGTNILPTEKIRALYE, from the coding sequence TTGTATACCTTTGATACGGTGCTAGAGCATATTAATGAAATTATTTATAAACCCAACCAATTGATTGTTGCTTCAACTCAAGAAGAACAACAAAATCTAGAATATGCTGCTGGTACATTTGAATTAATGAACAGACTGACTGTCAAAACAGTCAGATTCAGAGTAGCTAAACAAACACCTACTAAAGTAGGGCAGTTCGTTACCTTTTGGGAAAAGGATTCCAAAGGTATTAATCAACCTTTTCAATATGATTCGTCACTAGACTTGTTAGTAATCACCGCATTTAAAGACAACCATACATTTGGGCAGTTTGTTTTTCCAAAAGATGTCTTGCTTAGACATAATATTCTTCAGTCTCATTTTACAAAAGGTAAGATGGGTATCAGGGTGTATCCTAGCTGGGATAAGCCAAGCAGTAATACTGCTAAGAAGACACAGGATTGGCAACTCGATTATTTCTTCGTGGTGACTGGTACAAACATACTGCCTACAGAAAAAATACGGGCATTGTATGAGTAG
- the recD gene encoding exodeoxyribonuclease V subunit alpha: MSNNKKESKAVIGLQQSWASNISDYILLRREQTYLAYKATDAKANTDSKQVDKTEESNLFTALFVMLATHLEEGHTVLTIESSEHEEALQGQINDEAVTLYAWQQQLLEMLAMPIFALIDSKLNTQSEDDSITERSLFVLLETLFSKQSQLWAQLVLSNPEKEVLDKRFDMVTTLYQLLKNSEFESFVQSLNEHTLFADVNNNISNNTNKNSLSKNNQPIIYKQVNSQNTKDSAVSLTFWLHRAWQAEFNLAKNINNILNQQVSPLQIAMPENLHEHQVKAINVANNNAFSIITGGPGTGKTYTVAQLVIALQQATESGGYGAENIRFSTDSASLALAAPTGKAAQRMQESLQAALDAADIDLQLQEAKTIHRLLGIGRTGRPRYDTNNPLGEDIIIVDEASMLGVELANYLVSAVKPGARLIMLGDANQLAAVDAGAVLADLCHIPLLQPIHAELTESRRFSVESGIGKLAYQINQAEVDTQAIWQLLRQDEALIFQYVNTLQTNEFKDNKTINSLSNKKIISKISLKYINYINKVRKLLKDPIEKSMPESVKNTITSLMETFNEFRILSAGHNGEWGDHYINNYLTQWHLTELKLPLGQNTWFHGRPVMVLQNNYELGLFNGDIGFCLQTSDERSRLEVFFENKTQGIPVNLLNEEVIATAYAMTIHKSQGSEFEHVAITFDNSHARLLSKELIYTAVTRAKKQVTIYSTKSAFEKAVQTPTERHTGLALQFSQR, from the coding sequence ATGAGTAATAATAAAAAAGAGAGCAAGGCAGTAATTGGGCTACAACAAAGCTGGGCTAGTAACATCAGTGATTATATATTGCTACGCCGCGAGCAAACGTATTTAGCGTATAAGGCAACGGATGCAAAAGCTAATACTGATAGCAAGCAAGTCGATAAAACAGAAGAAAGTAATTTATTCACCGCTCTATTCGTTATGTTAGCGACTCATTTGGAAGAGGGGCATACCGTATTAACCATTGAGTCCTCTGAGCATGAAGAAGCATTGCAAGGTCAAATCAATGATGAGGCAGTTACGCTATATGCTTGGCAGCAACAGTTATTAGAGATGCTAGCAATGCCAATCTTTGCGCTGATAGATAGCAAACTAAATACGCAATCAGAAGATGACTCTATAACTGAAAGGTCGCTATTCGTATTGTTAGAAACTCTGTTTAGCAAACAATCTCAGTTATGGGCGCAGCTGGTACTTAGTAATCCTGAAAAAGAGGTATTAGATAAACGCTTTGATATGGTGACTACACTATATCAGTTGTTGAAAAATAGCGAGTTCGAATCTTTCGTTCAGTCACTTAATGAACATACTTTATTCGCTGATGTTAATAATAATATTAGTAATAACACTAATAAAAATAGCCTAAGCAAAAATAATCAACCTATTATTTACAAACAAGTTAACAGTCAAAACACAAAAGATTCAGCAGTATCACTAACTTTTTGGCTACATCGTGCATGGCAAGCCGAGTTTAATTTAGCAAAAAATATCAACAATATTTTAAATCAGCAAGTAAGTCCTTTACAGATAGCAATGCCTGAAAATCTTCATGAGCACCAGGTAAAGGCGATTAATGTTGCTAATAACAACGCGTTTAGTATTATTACTGGTGGTCCAGGTACAGGTAAAACCTATACCGTGGCTCAGTTAGTCATTGCGCTGCAACAAGCGACAGAGAGTGGGGGGTACGGGGCTGAAAATATTAGATTCAGTACGGATAGTGCCAGTCTGGCATTGGCAGCACCGACTGGTAAGGCTGCCCAGCGCATGCAAGAATCTTTACAAGCTGCTCTCGATGCAGCAGATATTGATCTACAGTTACAAGAAGCTAAAACCATCCATCGCTTGTTAGGTATTGGTCGGACGGGCAGACCGCGCTACGATACTAACAATCCACTCGGTGAAGATATTATCATCGTTGATGAGGCGTCGATGCTCGGGGTCGAGTTGGCTAATTATCTCGTAAGTGCGGTAAAACCAGGTGCAAGGCTCATAATGCTAGGAGATGCGAACCAATTGGCAGCAGTCGATGCAGGAGCGGTATTGGCTGACTTGTGCCATATCCCACTGTTACAACCCATTCATGCAGAGTTAACCGAAAGCCGCAGATTTAGCGTAGAATCAGGTATTGGCAAACTTGCCTACCAAATTAATCAGGCAGAGGTAGATACTCAAGCCATCTGGCAGCTGTTAAGGCAGGATGAAGCCTTGATTTTTCAATATGTAAATACGCTGCAAACAAATGAGTTTAAAGATAATAAGACAATAAATAGCCTAAGTAATAAAAAAATTATTTCAAAAATATCATTAAAATATATCAATTATATAAATAAAGTAAGAAAACTCCTAAAAGATCCGATAGAAAAATCCATGCCAGAATCAGTAAAGAATACGATTACATCATTAATGGAGACATTTAATGAGTTTAGAATCCTCAGTGCTGGTCATAATGGTGAATGGGGCGATCACTACATTAATAACTATCTCACTCAATGGCACCTAACTGAACTAAAGCTACCACTGGGCCAAAACACATGGTTTCATGGTCGTCCTGTGATGGTTTTACAAAATAACTATGAACTAGGATTATTTAATGGTGACATTGGTTTTTGCTTACAAACATCGGATGAAAGAAGTCGATTAGAAGTTTTTTTCGAGAATAAAACTCAGGGGATTCCCGTCAATCTGCTAAACGAAGAGGTAATTGCCACCGCATATGCGATGACCATTCATAAATCGCAAGGATCTGAGTTTGAGCACGTTGCCATTACTTTTGATAATAGTCATGCTAGATTGCTAAGCAAAGAGCTTATTTATACGGCTGTGACCCGTGCTAAGAAACAGGTAACCATATATAGTACAAAATCTGCTTTTGAAAAGGCTGTTCAAACACCTACTGAGCGCCATACAGGTTTGGCATTACAGTTTTCTCAGCGTTAA